A genomic segment from Alteribacillus bidgolensis encodes:
- a CDS encoding DnaD domain-containing protein: MERSQIVALMQYGHSSISKLLLDYYARLGIKETEMMLLLHIHRFIEDNHPFPTPVELSERMSITDKECSELLRSLIKKDFLRMEDNQDEDQVMYETYSLTPLYERIIQEMYHENENESGSASNEDGKLYEIFEEEFSRPLSPMEYETIKVWLDQDKHKPELIKTALREAVISGKLNLRYIDRILHEWHKNGIKSSQEAKMHGDKFRQYQKGKRSAGQGKGTLPQYPNINWLDES, from the coding sequence ATGGAGCGGTCACAAATTGTTGCATTAATGCAGTACGGTCACTCTTCCATCTCCAAGCTGTTACTGGATTATTATGCCAGGCTTGGAATTAAAGAAACGGAAATGATGCTATTACTTCATATACATCGCTTCATAGAAGATAATCATCCTTTCCCTACTCCGGTTGAATTATCAGAACGTATGTCTATTACAGACAAGGAATGCTCTGAATTATTACGTTCTTTGATAAAAAAAGACTTTTTACGAATGGAAGATAATCAAGATGAAGACCAGGTTATGTATGAAACCTATTCTCTTACCCCGCTTTATGAACGAATTATTCAAGAGATGTATCATGAAAATGAAAACGAGAGTGGGAGTGCATCTAACGAAGACGGGAAATTATATGAAATATTTGAAGAAGAATTCTCGCGGCCGTTATCTCCAATGGAATATGAAACGATAAAAGTATGGCTGGACCAAGATAAACACAAACCTGAGCTTATAAAAACAGCGCTGCGCGAAGCTGTGATTTCAGGAAAGCTCAATCTTCGCTACATAGACCGTATTTTACACGAATGGCATAAAAACGGAATAAAGTCATCCCAAGAAGCAAAAATGCATGGCGATAAATTCAGGCAGTATCAAAAAGGGAAACGGTCTGCTGGACAAGGGAAAGGGACCTTGCCGCAATATCCTAATATTAACTGGCTTGATGAATCTTAA
- the nth gene encoding endonuclease III translates to MLTKTQVQEALLHIGDMFPEAECELTHSNPFELLIAVVLSAQCTDALVNKVTPGLFEKYIKPEDYVEVSQEELEQDIRSIGLYRNKAKNIKKLSQSLIEQYNGEVPQTREELMSLAGVGRKTANVVASVAFHTPAIAVDTHVERVSKRLGICRWKDNVREVEETLMKKIPKEQWAQTHHRLIFFGRYHCKAKSPQCHICPLLDMCREGQKRMKKQEARHG, encoded by the coding sequence ATGTTAACAAAAACACAAGTTCAAGAGGCTCTTTTGCATATAGGAGATATGTTTCCCGAAGCAGAATGCGAATTAACACATTCGAATCCGTTTGAACTACTTATTGCTGTTGTGTTGTCTGCTCAATGTACAGATGCCCTTGTAAACAAAGTTACCCCTGGCCTATTTGAAAAATATATAAAGCCAGAAGACTATGTAGAGGTAAGTCAGGAAGAACTAGAACAAGATATACGCTCTATTGGATTATACCGCAATAAAGCAAAAAATATAAAAAAACTATCTCAATCCTTAATCGAACAATATAACGGCGAAGTTCCGCAAACTCGCGAAGAGCTGATGAGTTTGGCAGGAGTAGGCCGTAAGACCGCCAATGTAGTAGCTTCTGTTGCATTTCATACACCGGCTATTGCTGTAGATACTCATGTAGAAAGAGTGTCAAAACGATTGGGTATATGCCGTTGGAAAGATAACGTCCGTGAAGTAGAAGAAACGTTAATGAAAAAAATTCCGAAAGAACAGTGGGCACAAACGCACCACCGGTTAATTTTTTTTGGGCGTTATCATTGTAAGGCGAAATCTCCGCAATGTCATATATGTCCGCTGCTTGACATGTGCAGAGAAGGGCAAAAGAGAATGAAAAAGCAGGAGGCTCGTCATGGTTGA
- a CDS encoding YpoC family protein translates to MVELVIPKELAKEPFYTTQTTVSLTEEEAAKENILYIPFMAEILWYNNKLASPPWNNPLKYIPIIQKEWERDLKMLNSLYEERNRKDAKPLMIKHIASLMNAIWWMNRRKVPAAACQDVKKTAHELPKIPVNAGERLVFLLETPDHYHSFVQLKELFNESKKQFAVIKIKEQQKNYNS, encoded by the coding sequence ATGGTTGAGCTTGTCATTCCAAAAGAACTAGCAAAAGAACCGTTTTATACTACTCAAACTACAGTTTCTTTAACAGAAGAGGAGGCTGCTAAAGAGAATATTCTTTATATTCCTTTTATGGCGGAAATATTGTGGTACAACAATAAATTAGCATCACCTCCTTGGAATAATCCTTTAAAATATATACCAATTATTCAAAAAGAGTGGGAACGCGATCTAAAAATGTTAAACTCTTTATATGAAGAACGTAATAGAAAAGATGCGAAGCCGTTAATGATTAAGCATATTGCTTCTTTAATGAACGCGATATGGTGGATGAACCGAAGAAAAGTTCCTGCTGCGGCGTGTCAAGATGTTAAAAAAACAGCGCATGAATTACCTAAGATCCCTGTAAATGCAGGAGAAAGGCTTGTATTTTTATTAGAGACACCAGATCATTATCACAGTTTTGTGCAGTTAAAAGAATTATTTAATGAAAGTAAAAAGCAATTCGCTGTCATAAAAATTAAGGAACAACAGAAAAATTATAACAGTTAA
- a CDS encoding dynamin family protein yields the protein MTETQTKALTLSLEDLPFYPEDQKRISRLNKKIEESSFEVAFCGHFSAGKSTLLNRLLGSEILPTSPIPTSANIIAIQNGPVKLEVTNSIGEVEAWEQEIPWNQAKKWGMDGEGIHSINLFAPLPFLTEHGKILDTPGVDSTDPNHQRVTTEQLYTTDMIVYVSDYNHVQSETNIEFLKKLASENKPIILVINQIDKHDNKELTLQSFENAVRSMLAKYEIKPVQVFFTSMKHEEHPFNQFEELETYIKAIIYNSTSLIEQSKMMLENAAVYQLMERVEEEKHEKFAEWKEEMEEKGINPEDARKSDQWQQNLLNIEEEKQEAIRAVYKERNQLFKNVILFPYTTTEKAQNWLESNQKNFKVGMFFSKRKTEAEKQHRMQLLLDELNEKVKTQLLFHLRNLLLQADTSFLDDPATYEKNVQELSFTVDESLLQAYATTSEMDRNFVYTYTKKVTDEIVKTIKTKTNELFLQYEESIEKKYMQQKNELENKLQSSDQWKEAWEMWKAVERNYDLQLIELKDWLSNRKISANFSDLLQQIAMKGYPDAQTLHIPIVQEDESVIASEAVYSSIPEKNITVDDSFMEHLQQYLARFQSRKIFTEEKEQLNDLIDQYNNNSAVISLFGAFSAGKSSFINAMLGEDILPVSPHPTTAAVNRVKKSTETHPHKTVIIYVKDEEFLDKEIKAAARELSIPIDLSSIEQWKKPNNQLLNGYQRMYADYLYTLQQSIRKRTIQPGTFITTTLEELKEWVAKEERACMIKEVVIYFDCDWTNKGLELVDTPGVNSIHGRHTNVAFEQLKRSDAIFYLTYYNHAFSKADQVFLQQIGRANENFETDKLFFIINAADLAATPFELNGVTNHVNEQLRKNGITEPRLFALSSKEGLKVKQHQQEEETKTGQAFLAFEETFSRSTWDQLKVLHLKKIRSLWENIYDQTNQILNAFSNDEEDLKLRLNEREDLVNRFLQKLSDFNLQFLLPFLEEEIQQQCAFLKERAAFIVQDYFPHAVNPSTVAGSTKKQQKSHLNGAIQELEGFARKYISQEQETILIRIEEQLKRKMHSYFQSFLEKESEKTLHFIPPSLSVDLSNKIMTYDDVNFNKGSLMDIYHSNKDFFENKKVLILKEKVTGEVQKETNELLDHFEREACERIRDYIKELNELGKNKLENEARKETERAAWMFDISRRKELEEEYSFIKEALFR from the coding sequence ATGACGGAAACACAAACAAAGGCTTTGACGTTATCGCTAGAAGACCTTCCTTTTTACCCGGAAGATCAAAAACGGATCAGCCGTTTAAATAAAAAAATTGAAGAATCTTCGTTTGAAGTAGCTTTTTGCGGTCATTTTTCTGCAGGGAAATCTACATTACTGAACCGTCTTTTAGGCAGTGAAATACTTCCAACTAGTCCCATTCCAACCAGTGCAAATATTATAGCCATTCAAAATGGTCCGGTTAAGTTAGAAGTGACAAATTCGATAGGAGAAGTAGAGGCATGGGAGCAAGAGATTCCCTGGAATCAAGCAAAAAAATGGGGAATGGACGGAGAGGGTATTCATTCGATAAATCTTTTTGCACCTTTGCCATTTTTGACAGAACACGGAAAAATCCTTGACACTCCGGGAGTAGATTCTACTGATCCCAACCATCAGCGTGTTACGACAGAACAGCTGTATACGACGGATATGATTGTGTATGTTTCCGATTATAATCACGTGCAGTCGGAAACAAATATCGAATTTTTAAAAAAATTAGCGAGTGAAAACAAACCTATTATTCTAGTAATTAATCAAATTGATAAACACGACAATAAGGAATTAACACTTCAATCTTTTGAAAATGCAGTTCGTAGCATGCTAGCTAAATATGAAATAAAACCTGTACAAGTATTCTTTACATCGATGAAACATGAAGAACATCCTTTTAACCAATTTGAGGAACTAGAAACATATATAAAAGCAATTATATATAACAGCACCTCGCTAATAGAGCAAAGTAAGATGATGCTTGAAAACGCTGCTGTATATCAACTAATGGAAAGAGTGGAAGAGGAAAAACATGAAAAGTTTGCAGAGTGGAAAGAGGAAATGGAAGAAAAGGGAATTAACCCAGAGGATGCGAGAAAGAGTGATCAATGGCAACAAAACCTTTTAAATATTGAAGAAGAAAAACAGGAAGCTATTCGAGCAGTATACAAAGAAAGAAATCAATTGTTTAAAAATGTTATCCTTTTTCCATATACAACCACAGAAAAGGCTCAAAATTGGCTTGAGAGCAATCAAAAGAATTTTAAAGTCGGTATGTTTTTTTCTAAAAGAAAAACAGAAGCCGAAAAACAGCATAGAATGCAATTACTGTTAGATGAACTGAATGAAAAAGTAAAAACACAGCTGCTATTCCATTTAAGAAATTTGCTCCTTCAAGCAGATACATCATTTTTAGATGACCCTGCAACTTATGAAAAAAATGTACAAGAACTTTCATTTACAGTTGATGAATCCCTTTTGCAAGCCTATGCTACTACATCTGAAATGGATCGAAATTTTGTATATACGTATACAAAAAAAGTAACAGATGAGATTGTTAAGACTATAAAGACAAAAACGAATGAATTATTTTTACAATACGAAGAATCAATCGAAAAAAAATATATGCAGCAAAAAAATGAATTAGAAAACAAGCTCCAATCATCTGATCAATGGAAAGAAGCGTGGGAAATGTGGAAAGCAGTAGAAAGAAACTATGATCTTCAATTAATTGAGCTTAAGGATTGGTTAAGCAATAGAAAAATATCTGCAAACTTTTCAGACTTGCTGCAGCAGATAGCAATGAAAGGATATCCTGACGCACAAACACTACACATTCCGATTGTACAAGAAGATGAAAGTGTTATTGCTTCAGAAGCAGTTTATTCCTCTATACCAGAGAAAAACATTACGGTAGATGACTCTTTTATGGAACATCTCCAACAGTATTTGGCACGTTTTCAGTCAAGAAAGATTTTCACAGAAGAGAAAGAGCAATTAAATGATCTAATCGATCAATATAACAATAATTCAGCCGTTATTTCATTGTTTGGTGCATTTAGTGCTGGTAAATCCAGTTTTATTAATGCGATGCTAGGAGAAGATATTTTACCTGTTTCTCCACATCCTACAACAGCAGCTGTTAATAGAGTCAAGAAAAGTACTGAAACACATCCTCATAAAACGGTCATTATTTATGTGAAGGATGAAGAGTTTTTAGATAAAGAAATAAAAGCAGCTGCAAGAGAGCTTTCTATACCGATCGACCTTTCATCCATTGAACAATGGAAAAAGCCGAACAATCAGCTTTTAAATGGATATCAAAGAATGTACGCAGATTACCTTTATACGTTGCAGCAAAGTATTAGAAAAAGAACCATACAGCCTGGAACCTTTATAACAACTACTTTAGAAGAACTGAAAGAGTGGGTAGCTAAGGAAGAAAGAGCCTGTATGATCAAAGAAGTGGTTATTTATTTTGACTGTGATTGGACGAATAAAGGACTGGAGCTAGTTGATACTCCCGGAGTAAATTCTATTCATGGCAGACATACTAATGTCGCATTTGAACAGTTAAAGCGTTCTGATGCTATATTCTATTTAACCTATTATAACCACGCTTTTTCCAAAGCAGATCAAGTATTTTTGCAGCAGATCGGACGAGCAAACGAAAACTTTGAAACGGATAAGCTGTTTTTTATTATAAATGCAGCTGACCTTGCAGCGACGCCATTTGAGTTAAACGGTGTAACAAATCATGTGAATGAGCAGCTACGTAAAAATGGAATTACAGAGCCTCGTTTATTTGCTTTGTCAAGTAAAGAAGGTTTAAAGGTAAAACAGCATCAACAAGAGGAAGAAACCAAAACAGGACAAGCTTTTTTAGCCTTTGAAGAAACATTTTCACGTTCTACATGGGACCAGCTAAAAGTGCTGCATCTTAAAAAGATACGCTCTCTATGGGAAAATATTTATGATCAAACCAATCAAATTTTAAATGCATTTTCAAACGATGAAGAGGATCTAAAGCTGCGATTGAATGAGCGTGAAGATTTGGTAAATAGATTTTTACAAAAGCTAAGTGACTTTAACTTACAGTTTTTATTGCCTTTTTTAGAAGAAGAAATCCAACAGCAATGTGCCTTTTTAAAAGAAAGAGCAGCTTTTATTGTACAAGATTACTTTCCCCACGCTGTTAATCCATCTACAGTGGCGGGTTCAACAAAAAAGCAGCAAAAAAGTCATTTAAATGGCGCAATTCAAGAATTAGAAGGTTTTGCGCGAAAATATATCTCACAGGAGCAAGAGACAATCCTCATTAGAATAGAGGAACAATTAAAAAGAAAGATGCATTCTTATTTTCAATCATTTTTGGAAAAAGAATCCGAGAAAACATTGCACTTCATTCCGCCTTCGCTCTCCGTTGATCTAAGTAATAAGATCATGACATATGATGATGTAAATTTTAATAAAGGATCATTAATGGATATTTATCACTCAAACAAAGATTTCTTCGAAAATAAAAAAGTATTAATATTAAAAGAAAAAGTGACAGGCGAGGTTCAAAAAGAAACAAATGAGCTGCTAGATCATTTTGAAAGAGAAGCATGCGAGCGTATCAGGGATTATATTAAAGAATTAAATGAGCTCGGAAAAAATAAGCTGGAAAATGAAGCCCGTAAAGAAACCGAGCGGGCAGCTTGGATGTTTGATATATCAAGAAGAAAAGAATTAGAGGAAGAATACAGCTTTATAAAAGAAGCTCTTTTCCGTTAA